The genomic region ATGCAAGTGTTAGATTTTCCAACCGGATTCGCTGTAGCTTTCCCTTGCAAAATCAAGTATGTGTTTATGAATATATCATACCAAAGAGAAAGGTCATGTTAATTGATTGCTCATAAGGGATCTACAGCGTGGACAAATTATTTATAGGTCGAGTAAGGAATGAAAATAGAATTCATTTAGGAAATACAATCAGGACTGGAAAAGAAAATAATGAAAAAGGTGTATAAAAAAGAAGTTTTGGgggtttaaaaaataataataatgaagagtcacccCCCTAAAGTAGGGAAACATTTAAACAAAAAAATAGTGAATTAATAGGTAAATATTTATTTGAAAAATTCTACACCGAGATCTTTCTAAATGGAGTTAATGGGATCACACAGAATTGATGAGGAATCCAAAAGCTAACCTAAATAAGAGCAGCTGATTTCGTTGAGAATGCAAGGACATACAAAGTGTAGAATACTGTGGGGCCCAGATATGACTGTGACCTGAGAAATAGGGTGTATGTTAGGGCCGGGTATAAAAATGCGTTTGGAATAAATAGGTAATAGAAGCAGGCACAATGACAGGGTAAAGACAGGGCAAACCTTTAGGTATTTGGTTGAAGGTTGTGGAAGGTTTCCTTGTAAACAACGTTTCTTGTGTGATTAGGAAGTCGTCCTTCATTATCGCCAACCATGACTATTTTTAGACCATCGGGGTTAGTGACTCTTGATAGGGTGACATATAGTTGTCCGTGGCTGAAAACTGGCCTGGGTAAGTAGATGCCGACAATATCGAGTGATTGGCCCTGGCTCTTGTTAATCGTCATCGCATAGCATGGCCTAACAGGAAATTGAATGCGTTGCATAACAAAAGGCCACTTTGTTTGGGCGGAAGTTAGAACAATTCGGTGTATAATGACCATATCACCTACATGGGAACCGGTAATGATGCACGCTTGAATAATGAATTTTTGAAAGTCTGTAATGATTAGACGGGTCCCGTTACACAGCCCGGCGCTGGGATATAAATTTCGCAACAACATGATTGGCTGACCTATCTTCAGTTTCAGCTTGTGTGGAGGTACCCCGGGGaagtttaatttatttaaatattcTACCGGATATGCACTGTGCTGATCGTATGCGTCGGTTGAGCCTTTGCATATTTCATCCGAGCTTTTGTATATCATAGTTTGGCCTTCTAGCTTCTTGAACATATGTTTGTTTATCTGGTCTGCGTCATCGTTGTGTGGTGTTAAAATTTCCCTTTCACGCAAGTAGTCTTCGTTTTTATACCTTCGAAGAAAATCAGGGAAAATGGTATCAATAACCGCGTCAATTGGAGGTTTCTCCGATTTTACTATGAATTGTTCTAGAATTTCTATCCATGTCGGTTCCTCTTCTCCATCTTTACAAACAGCTGCAGCTCGACCATCTCCAATATCTAGAACCCATCTATTGAATTCCTGTTTTCGAGGGTCAACGTGACCATCGGTTGTGTATTCATTGACCCGCATAATGCGGGAGAGGGTGTGAAGCTGACAGTGTTGCCACAAATCAGATCGGTTGATGCAAGCTTGAACAACTTCTTGTCTTTTTCCTTTTGGTATTATGGGCAATATTTGTCTGAAATTACCCCCCAGTAGAATAGGTACTCCGCCAAATAGCTTGCCTCTGTTTATCTCATCCTTAGCCCCCAAAATATCCCTTAGGGTTTTGTCTAAATCTTCAAATGCAAACCTCTGAGTCATGGGGGCTTCGTCCCAAATGATTAATCGGACCTGTTGCATCAGTTCTGCAAGATGGGTTTTTTGCTTTATACCACATGTGCTGTTCTCCATAAGGTCAAGAGGGATGACGAATCTACTGTGCGCAGTTCGACCTCCCGGCAAAAGTAGTGAAGCGATACCTGCATATATAGAATGTTATTTTTTGCGCAAGTGGTAAAATGCGTTTGTTTTTTTGGTTGTTAGTGATAGGCagtcctaaaatgtaacaaaagtatCTACGTTGGTAAATGTTAGTGAGTCGTTTGTTGATTATTTATGCATCCTTTTTTAGCCAAATGAAGAGATTTTCGGGAAAACAGGGGAAAGCTATGAAAATCTTATATCTGCTGTGTTTTTTAATAATGAAATAAAATGTACGTGCAAAGGAAAATAGTAACATAAAATAATTATGTTACTATTAAAAATAGATTCAACGTAAAAATGGGTAAAGTTGAAGAGAGTTACAGGAGGAGAAGATGAATGATATTGATGACTCTTTGTTAGAAATTAATTGAGTATAAATGGAAATTACCTGACGATGCCACTGCTAGGGCTATCAATTTTTTGGACCTTAGCTTTGCAAGAATTGTCCTGTGCACAAAAGTTTTTCCGGTACCTCCGGGACCATATAAGAAAAAAAAAACCCCGCTTGTTGTGTTACCGCTGAATCACGTCATTGTAAACGTTAAGTTGCTCTGGGTTGAGGGACACGTGGAGGTTTTAATGTTCAGCCTGCAATTCTGCTAGATTGTAGTTCAATTCTTCGCGAATTAGACGATTCTCGAGTTGTGGTAAGAGTGTAGAGTCAGGCTGTGGTAGATTAGGGAAATCTCCTAACGATTTACCATTTTTGTTCAAGATATTTTGAATTTCCAACAAACAATAATTTCTAAGTTGAGCCTCACTCAACGTCAAATCAGGGAAGTTGTATAGTTTGCGTTTCTTGTGGAGGATATCTTCGGCCAAAGATTCCCAATTTGCTTCCCAAAGGTTGAGTGGTTTAGTCACGTTGCAAAAAAGTAGAATTGTGACAAACAAATCCCGCAGTTGTGCACCGCATGCCCATAACCTAGCTTCAGTTATAGCTTCTGTCCACTCTCTATCATCATTGATCAACCCAGAGGCGAAACATGCATCTTTAAATGTGGGATGTAGGATGCCATCGACTGTACGTATTTCTTCATAGGTTTGGGGGCCTTTTACTTTATTTAACAGCAACCTCAAATAATAACGTTCTCCAGATGCTGGGTGCGAGTACACGATACAGCCAATGCATGTTCTCTGTTTTCGACGTGTCCAGGTTTTGGCATCCTGATTCCAAACATAATACTTAGGGATTTTTGCATAAGTGAGGCTTCGAGCAGCGGGGTCTCGTTTGTTAAGTTCAAGCCAGTCGGTGAACATGGTTTCCTTGATACTCTCTCTATGCAACAGTGCGGGGAGATTCTGTGAATCATGTAGTGTGATTGTATGGTGATTTGGTAGATGGTATGATAGCTTTATAACCGATAGCTTAGAGAAGTGAATGTCGAACGAAAACATTCTCCAAACTGCTTCACACGGAGATAGATATCGACAGTCTAAATAATTTTTGATTTCATCCACCTCAGTAACCACTTCTGAAGTGGAGGTGTTTACTGGGGCTAGGTTTTCTTCAATTACTACAGTTGCCCGATCAGGGCCTTTGTTTAAGTATTTAAATAAGTACTTAATGGCCCGTGATCGATTACACCACTCCACATTTATATGTGCATTGTATTTGAGAAGGAGATACCTATTGTAAGGTACGGCGAAACTGTTGTCAAGGGTGCCCTTTCCTTTACTGACTTTTAGGCCATTGTTTCGACGACGATAGTGTGCATATCCTTCTTCGTCTATTGTTGTTTCTGCGTTGTATGGTTTCGGGAAATGCTTAGAACACCTTTTATCAATAATGCAAGGGGCGTCCAGGATATTCCCACCGCACGGGCCATGAAGCATGTACTCAGTCACGGCTCTGAAAGCGGTTGGATCTTCTGTTTCAGATGGTATTTCAGCAGATATGATATCATCAATCTCTTTCGGTGTTTTACACTTAAAGTCTGGTGTAAGCCAAAACAACATATGTACATGGGGAAACCCACGTTTTTGAAATTCGATTATATAGATGCCTGCAAAAGAAGGTTAAAAATGGTTAGTCTGCGGGTgtcacatgtagtgacccgaacttttccatgtttatatatattaattgagattgatatttacatgattaaatgtttctaacatgttaagcaatcaaacttgttaagacttgattaattgaaataggtttcatatagacaattgaccacccaagttgaccggtgattcacgaacattaaaacttgtaaaaactatacgatgacatatatatagttatatatatagttaacatgattttattataagtatgtatctcattaggtattttaacaatgagttatatacataaaaatgagactattaatttaagaaactcgaaaacgatatatataacgattatcgttataacaacgtcttactaggtacatatgaatcatattaagatattgatacacttggttaattatgttaaatgataagtaaatatattattaagtgtattaacaatgaaatacatatgtaaaaataagactactaacttaatgattttgaaaagagacatatatgtaacgattatcgttgtaacgacatttaactgtatatatatcatactaagttatattatatatcataatatcatgataatataacaatttaacatctcatttgttataataaacaatgggttaacaacattcaacaagatcgttaacctaaaggtttcaaaacaacatttacatgtaacgactaacgatgacttaacgactcagttaaaatgtatatacatgtagtgttttaatatgtattcatacacttttgaaagacttcaagacacttatcaaaatacttctacttaacaaaaatgcttacaattacatcctcgttcagtttcatcaacaattctactcgtatgcacccgtattcgtactcgcacaatacacagcttttagatgtatgtactattggtatatacactccaatgatcagctcttagcagcccatgtgagtcagctaacacatgtgggaaccatcatttggcaactagcatgaaatatctcataaaattacaaaaatatgagtaatcattcatgacttatttacatgaaaacaaaattacatatcctttatatctaatccatacaccaacgaccaaaaacacctacaaacactttcattcttcaattttcttcatctaattgatctctctcaagttctatcttcaagttctaagtgttcttcataaattctacaagttctagttacataaaatcaagaatactttaaagtttgctagctcacttccaatcttttaaggtgatcatccaacctcaagaaatctttgtttcttacagtaggttatcattctaatacaaggtaataatcatattcaaactttaattcaatttctataactataacaatcttatttcaagtggaaattttacttgaaattgttttcgtgtcatgattctgcttcaagaactttcaagccatccaaggatcctttgaagctagatctatttttctcatttccagtaggtttatccaaggaacttgaggtagtaatgatgttcataacatcattcgattcatacatataaagctatcttattcgaaggtttaaacttgtaatctctagaacatagtttagttaattctaaacttgttctcaaaaaaaagttaatccttctaacttgacttttaaaatcaactaaacatatgttatatatctatatgatatgctaacttaatgatttaaaacctggaaacacgaaaaacaccgtaaaaccggatttacgccgtcgtagtaacaccgcgggctgttttgggttagttaattaaaaactatgataaactttgatttaaaagttgttattctggggaaatgatttttattatgaacatgaaactatatccaaaaattatggttaaactcaaagtggaagtatgttttctaaaatggtcatctagacgtcgttcttttgactgaaatgactacctttacaaaaatgacttgtaacttatttttctgactataaacctatactttttctatttagattcataaaatagagttcaatatgaaaccatagcaatttgattcactcaaaacggatttaaaatgaagaagttatgggtaaaacaagattggataatttttctcattttagctacgtgaaaattggtaacaaatatattccaaccataacttaatcaacttgtattgtatattatataatcttgagataccatagacacgtatacaatgtttcgacctatcatgtcgacacatctatatatatttcggaacaaccatagacactctatatgtgaatgttggagttagctatacagggttgaggttgattccaaaatatatatagtttgagttgtgatcaatactgagatacgtatacactgggtcgtggattgattcaagataatatttatcgatttatttctgtacatctaactgtggacaactagttgtaggttactaacgaggacagctgacttaataaactaaaaacatcaaaatatattaaaagtgttgtaaatatattttgaacatactttgatatatatgtatatattgttataggttcgtgaatcaaccagtggccaagtcttacttcccgacgaagtaaaaatctgtgaaagtgagttatagtcccacttttaaaatctaatatttttgggatgagaatacatgcaggttttataaatgatttacaaaatagacacaagtacgtgaaactacattctatggttgaattatcgaaatcgaatatgcccttttttttaagtctggtaatctaagaattagggaacagacaccctaattgacgcgaatcctaaagatagatctattgggcctaacaaaccccatccaaagtaccggatgctttagtacttcgaaatttatatcatatccgaagggtgtcccggaatgatggggatattcttatatatgcatcttgttaatgtcggttaccaggtgttcaccatatgaatgatttttatctctatgtatgggatgtgtattgaaatatgaaatcttgtggtctattgttacgatttgatatatataagttaaacctataactcaccaacatttttgttgacgtttaaagcatttttattctcaggtgaatactaagagcttccactgttgcatactaaaataaggacaagatttggagtccatgtttgtatgatattgtgtaaaaactgcattcaagaaactgatttcgatgtaacatatttgtattgtaaaccattatgtaatggtcgtgtgtaaacaggatactttagattatcattatttgataatctacgtaaagctttttaaacctttatttatgaaataaaggttatggtttgttttaaaaatgaatgcagtctttgaaaaacatctcatatagaggtcaaaacctcgcaaagaaatcaattaatatggaacgtttttaatcaataagaacgggacatttcatcacatACGGAATGGGTGAAATGTGCTGACTTTAACAGTTGGAAGTTTGTCACGTGGGCAGGCGGAAATATTGGCctgttagggtttttttttttaaaaatcggaTGGCGGGGTAAAAAATAAGAAATGGACACCCTAAATCAAACCGCCGGGTCTGAGAAAGAGAGCGGGGGGTAACAGGGCCTGGAACCGGGTCCAACAGGACGGCCTATATTATTTTGAATTTTATCTGGACGGGGTAATGTGTCAGAATATAAGAAAGAGTAATAAAAGGGGAAAATAATAGAAACTTTGAGTAACTGTTAAAATAAGGCATGTGAAAATTGTTGGATGCAACGGGTTTCGACCCGGTCAAACCTGTTGGTCCGGGTTTGACTGACGTACAAACCGGGGAGGAGGCCGACCACATCTGTGCCAGTCAGTTAAATGCAGTTTAGCGGCCATCAGGGAACGATTTCAAGCCATATCATTTTTGGAGGGCAAGCCAACCCGGCCCGGCCGGTTACTTACTATTTAAGCATATTTAGTGAAAACGCACTTTTTTGTTTGTTAATACAGGGACGACAGTAAAAATAAAAGATAGGGTGGCTAATAAATAAGATGGGAAAAACTAATGGTGTGTGTGTCAAAAAGACGGGTGATGTAATACCTGCTTCACATGTGCCAAACACATGAGCTTTCATGATATCAGCCATCATGGCATCCAACTTTTGTTTGAACAACCTTGCAAAAATCTCTGGCCTATCAGGGGCCCGCTGACCTTCAATATATGAAAGCATCTCTTCTATTTCGGGCCATCTCGGATTTGAAGTAAAGGTGATGAACAAATCAGGATTATCAAATTCGCGACACAAATCCATTGCATCCTAGTAGCTTTGCACCATATAGCGCGGGCTTCCGGTACGTGAGGATGGAAGAATAATTCGTTTACCAATTGCGCTAGCTCGGGTGTCGCCTCGCGTGACAGCGTCGCACACGTTATTGTAGAGGTCGATGCGGAGCTCATTCTGGTGGTTCCTTAGCCACTTAAGTCTTTGTTCTTCAACGGCTGTGTAAGCGTCAACTAAATATTGTTGGAATAACCTTCCGCCTCTAAGTATAGTTGTTCCTTCATTTTCCCGTTGTTGAATCCGATAACAATAGAATTCTCGCATTGTAACATAACCTCTGTTAGTTTTCCTTCTGCCACTATTACTATGATATGGTATTTCTTCGTGGTATCCCGTTTCTCCGTAGGGAAATAGCAAAGGATATTGCAATGCCATGTACAGTTGGTGAAGCTCTGTGGTggtgaatttttttgtttttaacaaTAATATCCCGAGCAGTTGTGCAGTGGCCAAAGTCACTCGTTACCAATGCTGCGACCTCAGCTACGTTCGGAGCGTTATACTGTCGTGTATTTGTAGTTCTAGAAAGCAAACGCAGCTGAAAGTTTGATGTCATATTGTTAGCCGCCCAATCTCGGGCCATACGGAAGGCCTGCGCAACCGCTCTGAATTCATTTAACATGTTAATGAGATTGTTGGGGATGTTTTCATCTAACTTCTGGCTTGATGTCGACCCCATGAAAGCAGACATACGATTTCTGGCCTCATTTTGTGTGTCGAAAAAGTATAGTTGCGCATACCTTGGAGCGCCCCTTTCTTCCAGTAATAGGGACCCAATTTTATGGTATGTTTGGCCACTAATGCGAAATGTGTAAGGCCCGCGCCCACGGTTAATTGAGTGGTCAATTCTGGCCCCGAAAGATGTGAATGCGAACATGCTGTTGTAGATCCTGATTTGCTCTCGAAATTTGGCCGTTGAGTGGTCAGCATAGTTGAGCAATGTATTCAAGACCAAAGGAGGGTCTTTAAGCTTTGGTAGAAGGACCTTTCCATTCTGGCAACAGAGGGAGAAGGTTGGGGTGGTGGTTTTTTTTGGGTTTGTCACTTCTTTCCTCATACCACATTCTTGAGTGGCAAAACATGCACGTGTAGGCAGGGGAGCCGTGGTTATGGTAAGATACGGCGGAACCTGAAAAAGTAAGTAATGTAGTTAGTATTTATCTATGGCTGCATGTAGATGGAATATGAACAATGTCAATGGTTGGCACGCTGCTCGAAAGGGAAGTAGATGACCTGAAGAATTAGAAGCCTTTTTTCTAATGGAGTTTGTTGGTGTCTGCAAGCCTGCCCGCCTCACACCTGCATTTGTTAAATAAGTGTTACttttttatttatctttattttactTTACCTATAAAAACTCTTGCATAATAAGCTAAATTTATATGTCACTCATTATATTAGTGGCATTCTTTAAGTTTCCCTTATACATATACACagcaaaacataataataataaaaatagtaacaaAAAAATCCATCTCCCTAAGCATATTCATAATTATATTTATGAATTATAGTTACAATAATGTTCTTGGGCCTATTGAAAATGATGGCCCTTGAGCAAGCATATAGTGACATAAATTACAAGAATAATCTAATACTAATAAAAGTAACAATGGTaatcatatttttaattataattataactatcagGTATAATCATAATAGCAACCCCAGATAATAAGAATAGAAATTCATGACTGTAAGCATATTCATGGTGATAATTATGAAGTATAGTTATAATAATGTTTTTTGGCATATTGAAAATGGTGGACCGTTAGCAAGCATATGGTGACATAAACTGTatataaagtttaataataataattgtaacaatggtaatcatattcatatttataattataattatgagctATAATCATAATAGTAACTACAAACCTAATTATTAGTCATATAAGTTTCACAAATATACAATATGACAATCTTAATTTCATAATAGCAACATAAAAAACAGATCTTGGAACAAATCCATACCTGGTGTGGTCCTTAATTGCCTTTGAGCATCTGCGGTGCCGAGTGGTCCTTCTGAAAAAGGTAACGTGTGAGAGGTGGTGCTAATGTACATAGCTAGCAAATGCAAACCGGTGTATATAAAACCGCAAGGCGAACTTGTAAGTATGAAACTGTTCAAGTAGATTACTATGTGCTTACTGAAATCTGATCCGAGAAAGGGGCCGATGAATTTCAGTTCGATAAACTGCTGGACCTGACCGTGCATCGGTGTGGCGATTGATTCTATCTTAATTGATTGCAGTGGTAGGTCTGCTAACAAAAGAAATCCTTCTTCTGTGTTTGCCTCCCTTGCACGAACAGGGATAACATTAGAAAGGGTTTGGTATTAATACTAAAATTGGTCTAACATAAGCTACTTTCTAAATTACTTTGAAATTACCTTCATCCAGATCCCTAGTGTCATTTAACCTGAGGGCAGATAACGTTTACGTTTTCCCAAGCGGGGTTGTTGTTTGTGAGGAGTAAATTGATAGACCATTAATTGTGTTGCTCGCTATTGACAGATCTGGCCATGGTCCTGTGAATTTGACATGAGCAAGGGTCACATTTATATTATTAACAAAAAAATTTGACCCTGAATTAGAGTGGTGTAGTACAGACCTGGCAGCTTGGTTCGCTCGGTGGGTGTGTTTGAAGTTGATGCCATTCGAGATGTTTGGATATGTTGATGCATAAAATAGGTTCTTATAGAGATGTACATAAATGTATGAAGGGGCTTTTCCCATTCCAGAGCCCTTTCACTTTTCTGCAAACATTGAATACTAATAGGGTTAGGCATAAAATAACAATAATGACAATGTAAAGAATGTTTGATCTCTCCACATCAATGTAGTACCTGTTATTGGACATTAATGGGCATATGATCTTATTAACGCAGACATTTAATGGGGTGATCTATATTTTCTATATATTTAAGAAAGCCTAGTAGTTAACACGGCCTCCAGTACACAGGACAATACGGGTGCAAATGAACGGGTCAATCATATAGCAAGTGTTTGTTACTGGAAGTAATAAAGGTCTGGTTACTAAAGGGGCAATTTGAGTGATGATACCTGGCACATGGACATCAAATGTGGCGTGTGTTTGAAGGCAAATGGCTGAAGTCTGTTTCCCTGTAGTGCAAAATGGGTCTGAATGGGTTTCAATCGCACCTCATCAATGGCTCCATAGGAACGGGGGGAAAATGACTGACGGCGTTTGATAACGCATAACATGAAAATATTTAACCAACTGGGGACCAACAGATGAAAACTGTAGATGGAGGTAGGTTGTGAGGAAAAGTCCACACTTTCAAACAAACGGGTCTTATATTGACTGGTTGGTCAACCAAGCAGTTAATTGTGTCAAACAGCTTATCATCCATGTTAGAATGAGTGTTAAGTAAAGTTAGTGCAAACAACATCATGGGacaaaaccataactttattagaaATCCAAAAACCATAAACCATGAGTTTTTAGGCCATATCATAAGACCAAATGGGAAAATCAACGAAACAAACATTGTTCGGAAAAAAACGGTAAATAACATAACGATAACTCAGCATGTGGGACTATTTATTTAAATACGTAGTTCCTTTCCATGCCTTCGGCCGGCCACTCCTATCCATCTAGGTAACTGTAACCGCACCCGTGTCGTCTTCTGAGTCAGAGGTTGTCACAATAAACCTGCAACACACAATAATGATTAATATCAGGTTGTAGGGCGGCTCGGGAAATATAAGTCTATATGTACATAAACAAATCTTAGTGTATGTATCAAACAGTGACATAGATTAGATCTTACTTGCGGCGGCTAGGGCG from Rutidosis leptorrhynchoides isolate AG116_Rl617_1_P2 chromosome 9, CSIRO_AGI_Rlap_v1, whole genome shotgun sequence harbors:
- the LOC139868068 gene encoding uncharacterized protein, yielding MTTILAKLRSKKLIALAVASSGIASLLLPGGRTAHSRFVIPLDLMENSTCGIKQKTHLAELMQQVRLIIWDEAPMTQRFAFEDLDKTLRDILGAKDEINRGKLFGGVPILLGGNFRQILPIIPKGKRQEVVQACINRSDLWQHCQLHTLSRIMRVNEYTTDGHVDPRKQEFNRWVLDIGDGRAAAVCKDGEEEPTWIEILEQFIVKSEKPPIDAVIDTIFPDFLRRYKNEDYLREREILTPHNDDADQINKHMFKKLEGQTMIYKSSDEICKGSTDAYDQHSAYPVEYLNKLNFPGVPPHKLKLKIGQPIMLLRNLYPSAGLCNGTRLIITDFQKFIIQACIITGSHVGDMVIIHRIVLTSAQTKWPFVMQRIQFPVRPCYAMTINKSQGQSLDIVGIYLPRPVFSHGQLYVTLSRVTNPDGLKIVMVGDNEGRLPNHTRNVVYKETFHNLQPNT
- the LOC139868069 gene encoding uncharacterized protein; this translates as MDLCREFDNPDLFITFTSNPRWPEIEEMLSYIEGQRAPDRPEIFARLFKQKLDAMMADIMKAHVFGTCEAGIYIIEFQKRGFPHVHMLFWLTPDFKCKTPKEIDDIISAEIPSETEDPTAFRAVTEYMLHGPCGGNILDAPCIIDKRCSKHFPKPYNAETTIDEEGYAHYRRRNNGLKVSKGKGTLDNSFAVPYNRYLLLKYNAHINVEWCNRSRAIKYLFKYLNKGPDRATVVIEENLAPVNTSTSEVVTEVDEIKNYLDCRYLSPCEAVWRMFSFDIHFSKLSVIKLSYHLPNHHTITLHDSQNLPALLHRESIKETMFTDWLELNKRDPAARSLTYAKIPKYYVWNQDAKTWTRRKQRTCIGCIVYSHPASGERYYLRLLLNKVKGPQTYEEIRTVDGILHPTFKDACFASGLINDDREWTEAITEARLWACGAQLRDLFVTILLFCNVTKPLNLWEANWESLAEDILHKKRKLYNFPDLTLSEAQLRNYCLLEIQNILNKNGKSLGDFPNLPQPDSTLLPQLENRLIREELNYNLAELQAEH